AGTGCAGGGAACTTTCGCTGATATCTCGATTCAGATCAACCATTCACGAAGTCAAGATAACCTTGATGATGTTCCTTCCATTCTGAAAACGCTGACACGTGGAAATACGATAAGTCTGGGCTTTCCTCTGCAAACCCTGTTTGGAGGTCCGGGTGGACAGGGACCGAATCCCTGGTGGCCTGCAGTGACGTACGCTTACAACCGCACACATCAATTCGGTGATTCGCTTCCGGTCAACAGCGATTTTGCAGTAACCCACGTGCCGGACCAGATCAGCGGCAATCATAGCGCTTCAGCAGATTGGCAACTGACCAGGTGGCGCTTTGGTTACCGGTTGGGCCAATCTTCCCACGATAACCGTCAAACGGGCAGAGAAAATGCGGATCTAAGAAATCTCATCCATACTTTCACGCTCGGCCTCAATCCGAAGACAAGACTTTCTATGAACTTCGATGTGAATCTTGAGCGTGCCAAGAATAATGAATCCGGGCGACTGGATCTAACTCGCAGATTCGGTCTCAATTTAAACTGGCAAGCAACCGATCGCTTTGCTGTCAGCTCCATCCTCAATACCACGAGGGCTCATGATGAAGCGGACACGAGCAAGAACAAAAGTTACGGAATCAATCTCGAAACGTCGTACCGGTTTGGCATCTTCAAAGCATCTCAGGGACAGCTCTATCTACGCTACGCAAATCAGGTTGGTGAAACCAACGATCAGATTTTTGGAATTAATCAGCGGCTGGAAGGTTGGACCATAACCAGCGGCGTGAACTTCAGCCTGCTTTAGGAGAGATAACCATGAAACGACAATTTATCTGTCTTCTAATTCTGGCATTCTTTCCGCTGGTCACAGCATCCGCGATCAATCGGGATCCAAACGGAGTCAATGTGAACAGCAGCGGGGCTACTACTGTATTCATAACGTTTGGCGGACTCAATAATCAGGTGCCGGTGGAAGCTTTCTGGTGCGGAGAATTAATCCCGGCTGCACCCGATATCGGTTTCAAATGCGATCCTTCTACAATATTCGGAGTTCTGCCGATTCGATTCGACCAATCTCGCTACAGCGGCCAAACGGGATTTACCGACATCATGTCCATTCCTCCTTCCGTTGCGCGTCGCGCATATCAAGCTGCTCAGGATGGATCAAAATCAAGCTTCTTTTACGTTCGTAGATTCGTAAGCACTGTGGGGAGACCGGATGAATTTGTATTTGTAACCTGTCGCATGGCAGGCGGAGGCGCCCGCGTGCCTTTCTCACTTGTGGATGTAAGACTCGCATTTGATGTGAATCAAACCGTTTTGTCGGTGAAGGAAGGAGAACGGCCACCCTCTTTAAACGCAGGCATTGTATATAACGGAACAGGCAGACTAAAAGGAAGATGGGAAGTCGTAAAGCCGGGAGATGAACCTCCGCAAGAGCGCGACCTGCTGACAGAGGCGACATTACCGGTGGAAGAGCGTCCGCTGCAACGCCGTTACACGGAGTTGGACCGTTTTAATGTTTTCCTGCCACCAACGGGGAAGTATGTGTTGAAAGGACCCGATGCTGCGCGTTTACCAAAGGAGGTAACGGGTCTCTATCAGGTTCTGTTACGGATTGAAGCATCGGATGACAAAGAAGCAGATTCCAGTCTTGATAGAGCCGGCGCGGGCACAGGCATCGTGCATGCTGGTGCCGTGGCAGGATTTCCTTTACCTGTACTGCGTTATTACGTTGGAAGTGCTCGGGGTGACCTGGTTCTGCTTACCAACGATTTGCAACAGCTTTTGCCTCTCGATCGTGCAGTCATTGCTCCGGATCAAACAATCGATTTTAGCTGGAGCGAAAATCTGTCCGTATCCTTTTATCAACTCGAAGTAAGAAATTCGCACCAACAAACCGTTCTCTCAGCCATCTTGAAACCGGGGCTCGCAATGTATCGCGCGCCGGCATGGCTGAAGGAAAAAGCTGCGGACGGTTTTCTCACCTGGAGGATTACTGCCATTGATCCTTCAGGCAAAGAAACGGCCTCTACGGAATGGCGGACTCTCAAAATCGGCAAATTGTGAGAACCAAAACTGCAATGCAAAAATTAGATTTTTTTTGGCGACCTTGGCGTCTTGGCGGTTTAAAGAGTTTTGGCATCCTGAGCTTGCTTATACATCTGTCAGGGCTCGCTTCAGCACAACCGGTTGTCACGATCTTTCCTCCGCCGCATCCTCCGGTAACGGAGGCCGAATCGAGCGTGTCCTTTCAAGCAAGACGAACAGGCAGCACAGCCACTGCTTTAACCGCACAAATGAAAATAACAGGAACTGCTACGAACGGTCAGGATTATGAGCTGGTATCAAGTGTATTTTCGTTTCCTGCAAAGTCGAACACTGCCATCATCGAGGTTAGGTTAAAAAACGATTCTACTGGCGAAGGAAATGAGACCATTCAGTTAAGAATCGTTCCACCTTCGATTGGAAACAGCTACGTTGTGGGCTCGCCTGATGCGGCATCGTTTACGATTCTGGATGATGAACCAGTGGTTTCTCTGAAACTGGATTCGGGAGCGGATGCTCCAACGGAAAGCGACAGCCGAAGCATAATTTTTCATTTAAGCCGCACCGGCCCAACGGGGGCCGCGCTTCAGGTGAGGTGTGCTATTAGCGGAACTGCTACCAACGGCGTTGATTACAACTCCATCGGATCGACCATCTCTTTTGGAGTCAATGAGGCGACCACAGGTGTTGGTGTGGTTCCAAAAGATGATACCGTTCGCGATCCTGACGAAACGGTGATAGTTACATTGTTGCCTGCTGACGGCTACCGCGTTGACGATTCTAAGAGTGCAAAAGTCACAATTGTTGATAACGACATCACTCCAACAATCACTTTGAGCTCGCTGGATTCTAACGCAAACGAAACCGGGCCAGATCCTGCCGTTTTGAAAGTTACAAGAAATGGCGATCTGCAAAGTCCTGTGGCCGTTACTTACACTGTGAACCCAAGGGCGAACTTTACAGCTCAGGGTCAGCCCGCAACCAATGGGGTCGACTTTCAGAATCTGTCCGGTTCGATCACGATCTCACCCGGTTCCGACTCTGCAAATATCACCGTGACTCCAATCAACGACACGACATCAGAGGGAACAGAGTTCGTAGCAATTCGACTTAATCCTGGCTTCGGGACGTATAACCTGGAAGCTGATCAGACTCAAACAGTTCTTATTTTGGATAACGACCTACCCCGAGTCTCCACCATCCTGGTTGATGGCGATGCATCTGAAAACGGACAAGACCCCGGAGTTTTCCGTATCGTTCGGACCGGCGCAACGACCACAGAACTACGAGTCTTTTTGAATACCATCGGCATCGGATTCAATCGCGCAAATCAAAACGAGGATTATTTGTTACCGGCTGGAATACTGGATTCTGCTGAAATACCGGCCGGGGAAACTTTTGTGCTCGTTACCGTAACACCGGTGGACGATTCAATTTCCGAACAGAGCGAGACGGCGATTATCAACCTCGTTGATAATGCGGCCTACGAGATAAGCCAGCCAAATAGTAGCGTCGGAATTCTCATTGCAGATAACGATTGAAAAATCAATGGATGGAAAGATGCAATCACAAGAAAATAGGAGGAGAATTATGAAATCACAGAAAAATTTCGGACTTGTTGCGCTTGCATGCGCAATCATTGTCTGTAGTTCAAGCTTGCTACTGGCGGGCGATCCAACGGTATGGCAGCTGAAGACACCACAGCCAAACGCGCAAAAGTTTAAACCGTTTCTGGATGCGGTAACTTCGCTCAAAGCCGACTTAGAGAAGAGCAAGGAACTTCCAGCAAATGCTTCAACCAGATTTGCACAAGTAAAGAACCTCTCCGGACAGTTTGAGCAGGCAGTGCAGGAGCTGTCTTCGGCCATACGGCAAAACGGCGAAATAGCCACATTTGATCAACTCGTCGCTGCGCGGCTAAAAAAAGCAGGGAAATTAGCAGAACTTGCTGAAGTGAACCAGGCAGGTGGTCCATTCCATTTATTCGCAAATCCGAAGAAATTTGTGGATGCAGAACTGGCCGATCTGTCCACCAGGTTCAGCGCGTCCATGCGAAAACCCACTGCCCTGGAAACCATCGCGAACATAACGCTGGGAAGCGTGCTACAACTGATGGAAACGGAGTCTGCTCACGCTGCACTTTATGGGGGCGGCATTACATGCAGATGCAGTGTGATAACGCTGATCTACTACTCGGCGTTAGGAGTTCACGCCAGTTACTGCTGCTATTGATCTTGGGCCTTGGGGTGCGTACAATGCCACCCGAACAGATTCTTGTTTTCAAAGCAAGAAATTCAAAAAACTAGGAGATCTATCTTCTAGCGCGCTGCGACTCTGCATCAATTAGGACCGGCATTTTGGCAGTAGGAAGCTGATATAATTGCGACAGGTATGGATGATCAGTATCCACAGTATCCGCCTCCGGTGCCGCCTCCCGTTCCGCCCGCGCCTCCGCAGGAAGCAGGCATCGGAAAATACGCGCTGATTGCAGGCGCGGGGTGTCTTCTATTGCTCATTTTCGGTGCTGCGATTGGTATTTTTGTTTACTACATTTTCAAAGTCACGGGCGATCCCTTGAAAGTAGTCAACATGCAATTGAATGCCTTGAAAGAAAACAATATGGAGAAAGCTTACTCGTACTGTTCGGAAAATTTTAAACAAATAACGAATTATCAAAGTTTTCAGGATTTCGTAAGCGGAAATCCGCAGTTGAAAAACTCCAAGGAATTTACTTCCAACAATCGAGAAATCGAGCAAGGTGTTGCAAAACTAAAGGGAAATCTTGTAAGCATGGAAGGTTCTGCATCTCCTGCCGAATACCATCTTGTTAAGGAGGGCCGCAGTTGGAAAGTTCAATATATTGATCTTGGAAACACGGGATTGGCTCAACGT
The sequence above is drawn from the bacterium genome and encodes:
- a CDS encoding DUF4864 domain-containing protein encodes the protein MDDQYPQYPPPVPPPVPPAPPQEAGIGKYALIAGAGCLLLLIFGAAIGIFVYYIFKVTGDPLKVVNMQLNALKENNMEKAYSYCSENFKQITNYQSFQDFVSGNPQLKNSKEFTSNNREIEQGVAKLKGNLVSMEGSASPAEYHLVKEGRSWKVQYIDLGNTGLAQRQGENHPAPVTEEKKSPLDSLFEQSPSSVRLENVTVEKAQEGDLAVITVRFRVVGFELDKSGNQQRMHLVQDLKTYGPDGNLLPELSQDGIKTMEEFGDYGYADLWNSLRIPSSYQRGRYECQITVHDKVSGRDTSSSAEFEL